GCGCTCCTCTGTGCTCGCTGGCGGCGCGTTCGGGGCGGGTGACCTGGGGAGCCATACGGTTGCTTCGGTCTTCGGCGTTGATGAGCTTCCAGGACCGTTCGATGTCGCGGACGACGGGCCAGGAGCGGTGGTAGTCGAAGGCGTCCCGCACCAGCCAGCCGGTCCAGTCGACGCGGCTGATGGTGAGATGGATGTGGTCTTCGCCGTGGCGGACGGCGACCCAGGGGCAGTTGCCGTATCCCATCCGCGTCACGTAGCGCTCGGCGATTCGGGCCCAGGTCGCGTCCGTGAGGGTGGGATCGTCGGGGGCGGTGCGCAGGGCACAGCGCCAGATGGGGCGGGCCACGTCGCTGCGGCGGGCGGTGTGGGCGTCGATGAGGTGCGCCAGCTGGTCGACGGCGCCGGGGACGTTTCCTGTTATCAGGCGGGGATTGACGTGTTCCTCGTCCCGGCCG
The sequence above is a segment of the Streptomyces sp. NBC_01775 genome. Coding sequences within it:
- a CDS encoding relaxase/mobilization nuclease domain-containing protein, encoding MIAKITKGRRADRALRYDFGPGRDEEHVNPRLITGNVPGAVDQLAHLIDAHTARRSDVARPIWRCALRTAPDDPTLTDATWARIAERYVTRMGYGNCPWVAVRHGEDHIHLTISRVDWTGWLVRDAFDYHRSWPVVRDIERSWKLINAEDRSNRMAPQVTRPERAASEHRGAPRPEREELRARIRAARDATRGHGRDAFERALTNAGVEWRVHHTTSGGGIRGYSFSLPTWRDHDGAQIWVAASKVAKDLRWPHLHAVLVPAPVSSPAPHQPSISPN